The segment GTACGCCCAGGCCACAGCCCGAGGCACTTCCTGTGCTCCGCAGATGCAAGCACTGATACAGGCGGTGCAGGCACACCGGGCAAAACAGCCAGCGGCCCATGAGGGTGCTTTCAATGCCGAGCAAAATGCTTTGGTAGCTGTGAACGCTGAACGGTACTATACTCAAATGGTGCGCAGCGGCTCTGAATCATGGAACGTACGCGACCGGCACATGCAGGAAACCATCAACCGGTTGGTTGCGGAGAAGGGAGCAGGCGCCAAAATCATTGTTTGGGCGCATAACACCCACGTAGGCGATGCCCGTTATACAGACATGGCCAGCAGTGGCATGGTCAACGTCGGTCAATTGATTAGGGAGCAGCATGCCCAAAAGGGCGTTTATCTGGTAGGGTTTGGCTCTTATGAAGGACAGGTCATTGCCTCCAACACTTGGGGTGGCAGCACCAGAGTCATGACGGTTCCGCAGGCGAAGGCCGGAAGCTGGGAGCAGATTCTGCACCGGTACAGCCCCGAAAACAAATTACTGCTGATGCGGGAGCTGCAGAACATTCCGGAAGCCATGGAATCCAGGGGCCACCGCGCTATTGGTGTTACTTACAACCCGGGCTTTGAAAGCGGCAACTACGTGCCCACTATTCTACCCCGCCGCTATGACGCTTTCCTGTACATAGACAAGACCAAAGCTCTGTCTCCGCTGTAACAGGACCTGTAAAGCACCTTGCAACATCAGAAGGGCTTTACTACAGAACGTAATAACATCACCCGACAAGGTAACTTATCGGGTTTCTAAACAAAAGGGGGAGCCTCTCAGCTCCCCCTTTGCGTTTTTTGTTCTTGTTGTTTCAGTTGTTTTAAAAGGCTTTGTCACGCCTCTGTTCACTACATACCTCCAGAGCAGCTAGTCAGGCTGCTATAGAAGCTTGACGCTTTTGGCCACGTCATTGCCTTCGTCATCTTTCTCAATCTCAAATTCTACGCGATCCCCTACGTGAAGCTCGTTAAAGTCTGTGTCAATCACGTTGGTGAAGTGGAAGAATAGGTTGTTAGGCGGGAATTTGATGAAGCCGTACCCGTTTTTGAGGCTCATGATCTCGCCTTCGCCATGACCTCCTACCTGGTTGTGAACATCCACTTCGTCCTCATCATGAACCACTACATTCCGTTTCTGGTCTGGTTGTACAAACAAACGGTTTATGGTGGTATCATTCTGGGCGATGCGCTGGTCAATGATTCCGTGCATGGCCATTGGGTACGTTACCTCCGCCAGCAGATCCTGTGACGGGCGTGTAGTCATGCGCTGTCCATTGTCTGTGGTGTATTCAAATTCCCAGGTTAACGCCATGATGCGGGTTCCTAGGGTGTTGACTTTGCGTACCATGGGCACGTAATCTCCGTCTGAAGAGATCAATACCAACACATCAAATCGCTTGTAGAATGCCTGTTCAAAAGCTTCCAGGGCCAACCAAACGTCTATTCCGCGTTCCTGCTTATAGCCCTCCGGTGTAGTCCGCACCGGCAGGTAATGGGTAGTCACGCCTTCAGACATTAGGATGTCATCAAATACACGATCCCAGTAAAGGGTATCACCGCGCTGGCTGGCTTCGTACGCATTGAGCCTTCCCCGGAAATAGTGGGCATCTACAATTCTGCAGAAGCGCGGATCTACATTTTCTTCCTCCGCTACCTGTTCCCGGATGAACTCATGAAGGCCAGAGATACTAATCCTACGTTTGCGCTGGTGGCCGTAAGCGTAGTAATTACTGACCTGTAAGAAATAATTGCCGTCATAGAAGACGCCAATTCTCACTAGTTTTTCCTGCATGTTTTTCTTGTTTTTGTCTGTCTGTCTTTTTGTCTGTCTGTTATCAAATTCAGTATAGGGGGTATAGTTGCACAATCTTTCTCAATTCAATCAGGCAAGAGGAAACAGGGGGAAAGCGGTGACAGGCAGAGGAATTTCAAGGAGAGGGGAAGCAGGCAATAATTCTCTATATAATATTGAATAGAAACTTATGATAAAAAAACTGCTATATCTTTAAAATACCTTTTATAATATAA is part of the Rufibacter tibetensis genome and harbors:
- a CDS encoding erythromycin esterase family protein, whose product is MFSCSSSDEALDEIDQDTGFLTQGVYPLQNVRDLDPIINEIGNSQYVLIGEASHGTSEYYTWRADLSKRLIQEKGFTLIAVEGDWPSSYSLNQYVQGRQGGTAQQALQSFRRWPTWMWANQEVASFSEWLRQYNQPLAQNQKVGFYGMDVYSMWESLEEVRNYMQTADPAVAQLAQAALNCLGPYNRDEQQYAQATARGTSCAPQMQALIQAVQAHRAKQPAAHEGAFNAEQNALVAVNAERYYTQMVRSGSESWNVRDRHMQETINRLVAEKGAGAKIIVWAHNTHVGDARYTDMASSGMVNVGQLIREQHAQKGVYLVGFGSYEGQVIASNTWGGSTRVMTVPQAKAGSWEQILHRYSPENKLLLMRELQNIPEAMESRGHRAIGVTYNPGFESGNYVPTILPRRYDAFLYIDKTKALSPL
- a CDS encoding NYN domain-containing protein; translation: MQEKLVRIGVFYDGNYFLQVSNYYAYGHQRKRRISISGLHEFIREQVAEEENVDPRFCRIVDAHYFRGRLNAYEASQRGDTLYWDRVFDDILMSEGVTTHYLPVRTTPEGYKQERGIDVWLALEAFEQAFYKRFDVLVLISSDGDYVPMVRKVNTLGTRIMALTWEFEYTTDNGQRMTTRPSQDLLAEVTYPMAMHGIIDQRIAQNDTTINRLFVQPDQKRNVVVHDEDEVDVHNQVGGHGEGEIMSLKNGYGFIKFPPNNLFFHFTNVIDTDFNELHVGDRVEFEIEKDDEGNDVAKSVKLL